GACGGCGCCGCGTCCCGTCGGGAGCCCGAGTGCACGAGAGCGTACGCCTGAGGATCGCGAGAAGGCCCGGCTACGGGAACCGGATCCCGCCGGGGGTGACCTGGACGGACGAGGACTGGCTGAGCCCTCATACCCGAGCGGGAGCCCGGGCCGGGGCGGGCGCGGGAACGGGAGCCGGGTGAGAGGCCGGTCAGCGCAGCAGTTCGATGCAGATCGCCGCCATCAGGACCCAGGCGGCGGCGCCCAGCAGCCACAGGGAGTCGAGGGCGAAGCCGGCCGTGGCCAGGGTCACGCCGGCGGCCCCGAGGGCTCGGGCGGTCCGGCGTACGCCGCCGTCGGTGTACCAGAAGGACATCACCGTACGAGGATGGCGCCGGACCGTCGGCGGGACGAGGATCCGCGCCGAATCCTGGCGGATCCCTGATCCGTGTCGCCCGTGCTCAGGCGGCCCGGCGGTTGCCCTGGTCGTCGCAGGGGAGTGCGGAGGCCGGGTGGTTGGCCGTGAAGTCCCGGGTCGCCTGGCGTTCGGCCTCGGTGATCGCGACCGGTTCGACGTCGATGATGCCTCCGAAGGGGCGGTCGACGTCCCGGATGATGCACAGCGCGGTCGTCAGCAACGCGGTGATGACGACGAGGGTGATCAGCTGGCCGCGGTTGTTCCTGCGGGGCAGGCAGACACCGAGGGCCACCACGGTGATGGTCAGGGTGGCGAGCAGGAACCAGAGGATGGCGCTGGGGATGCTGGCGGTGGCCTGGGTGAGGCGTTCCTCGCGTTCGTCGGAACGCCTGTTGTCGGCGGCGATGAGCATGCCGAAGGCGGGCTGTCCCTCCAGGGTCTTGAAGGTCTTGCGGAAGTCCGTCGACCAGACGCTCGGGGCCGGGGAACCGTTGCCGTCGGCCATGGCGGGCCATTCCTGGGTGCGGACGGCGCGGGCGTAGCAGACGGCGGCGGCCTGGATGCGGGCCCGCTGGGCCTCGGGCGCGTACTCGGCGGTCTCCACCAGCTGGTCGAGGGCCCGGGCCTCGCCGCGCGAGGCGACCTCGGCCTTGCCGTAGGAGCCGTTGGCCGTGACCAGGACGAAGGCGAGCAGCAGGACCGTCAGTGTCAGCAGGGGGCCCACGAGGTCCTTGACGGCCATGCCGGTGTCGTCGTCCTCGCTGAGCAGACGGGGCC
This sequence is a window from Streptomyces sp. NBC_00691. Protein-coding genes within it:
- a CDS encoding bestrophin-like domain — its product is MAVVIIVAALALLAGLAANRWLRPRLLSEDDDTGMAVKDLVGPLLTLTVLLLAFVLVTANGSYGKAEVASRGEARALDQLVETAEYAPEAQRARIQAAAVCYARAVRTQEWPAMADGNGSPAPSVWSTDFRKTFKTLEGQPAFGMLIAADNRRSDEREERLTQATASIPSAILWFLLATLTITVVALGVCLPRRNNRGQLITLVVITALLTTALCIIRDVDRPFGGIIDVEPVAITEAERQATRDFTANHPASALPCDDQGNRRAA